Proteins encoded by one window of Lathyrus oleraceus cultivar Zhongwan6 chromosome 1, CAAS_Psat_ZW6_1.0, whole genome shotgun sequence:
- the LOC127115678 gene encoding uncharacterized protein LOC127115678 — protein MASTSWSAENATKAYLSTLKMGQKAKEPSVAEYISALAAGNNAQLMVVASAAAADSTTLALIAAANQTNGNVICIVPNNEDLIASKNFLGVAANQVELMVGKEAQGLDVVNKGDFVVIDCNLVNHEEIVELVQIGDGNKKKGVVVVGYNAFGCKGCWKSCVSKTQLLPIGEGLLVTRFGENNAISPKFGSGLSKSVQSRWIVKVDKCTGEEHVYRIRLPQRKVI, from the exons atggcTAGTACTAGTTGGTCTGCAGAAAATGCCACTAAAGCATATCTCAGCACTTTGAAAATG GGTCAAAAGGCGAAAGAACCATCTGTTGCTGAATATATATCAGCATTAGCAGCTGGAAACAATGCACAATTAATGGTAGTAGCTTCTGCTGCTGCAGCTGATTCAACCACACTTGCACTAATTGCTGCTGCTAATCAAACTAATGGAAATGTAATATGCATTGTACCTAACAATGAAGATCTTATTGCATCCAAGAATTTCCTAGGAGTGGCTGCTAATCAAGTGGAGTTAATGGTTGGAAAAGAAGCACAAGGATTAGATGTAGTAAACAAAGGTGATTTTGTGGTAATTGATTGTAATCTTGTGAACCATGAAGAGATTGTTGAATTAGTACAAATTGGTGATGGTAATAAGAAAAAGGGTGTAGTTGTTGTTGGTTATAATGCTTTTGGTTGTAAAGGTTGTTGGAAATCATGTGTATCGAAAACACAATTGCTTCCTATTGGAGAAGGGTTGTTGGTGACAAGATTTGGTGAAAATAATGCTATTAGTCCTAAATTTGGGTCTGGATTGAGTAAGAGTGTTCAAAGTCGATGGATTGTGAAGGTTGATAAATGTACCGGTGAAGAACATGTTTATAGAATCAGACTTCCTCAAAGAAAAGTCATTTAA